A single window of Hymenobacter sp. APR13 DNA harbors:
- a CDS encoding DUF4142 domain-containing protein, giving the protein MRLSSVHFAAVLLVALSACNTESRKDPVAEAKFQNEKRIGDANVTEKQERDALFLVTAASRSMLDMEISQIAQRKAASPDVKYLAQMIVGQHGTMQAALNQLANQKSIVLPKGLGADQAKTVGELTALNGAAFDRKYVEVLEDVHKASIDDFDDMSEDAYDGDIRTFATTYLPTLKTHRDAAEKLSDQLPK; this is encoded by the coding sequence ATGCGCCTTTCCTCTGTTCATTTTGCCGCAGTCCTCCTGGTCGCGCTAAGCGCCTGCAATACCGAAAGCCGCAAGGACCCGGTGGCGGAGGCCAAATTTCAGAATGAGAAGCGCATCGGCGACGCCAACGTGACCGAGAAGCAGGAGCGCGATGCCCTATTTCTGGTGACAGCCGCCAGCCGCTCGATGCTGGATATGGAAATCAGCCAGATTGCTCAACGCAAAGCGGCTTCTCCCGACGTGAAATACCTGGCGCAAATGATAGTAGGCCAGCACGGCACCATGCAGGCCGCCCTCAACCAGTTGGCCAATCAGAAAAGCATTGTGTTGCCTAAAGGACTAGGAGCCGACCAAGCCAAGACCGTAGGCGAACTAACGGCCCTCAACGGCGCGGCCTTTGACCGCAAATACGTGGAGGTGCTGGAAGACGTGCATAAAGCCAGCATCGATGATTTCGATGACATGAGCGAGGACGCCTACGACGGCGACATCCGGACATTTGCCACTACCTACCTGCCAACCCTCAAAACCCACCGCGACGCCGCCGAAAAGCTGTCCGACCAACTCCCTAAATAA
- a CDS encoding DUF4142 domain-containing protein — MKRILLNIAAATVLLSAVACSNERHADEMVNGESVAGADTMGVASEPSMKNDSAGTNMAAGAMADPNGPMAPHKDDPEFMMSAAHSDQNEIQLSKLALEKGATGMAKTHAEMMIADHTKSTADLKSIAAKKNVKLPTDMDAEHKTIAANMQKLSGKELEKAFMDQMITDHQKTLNTMAAHRAMTQDADLQGFIDKTTPVVTNHLQMSKDHAGMM; from the coding sequence ATGAAACGTATTCTTTTAAATATTGCTGCTGCTACCGTATTACTCTCAGCTGTAGCTTGTTCCAATGAGCGCCACGCCGATGAAATGGTGAATGGCGAATCGGTGGCAGGCGCCGACACGATGGGCGTGGCGTCGGAACCTTCCATGAAAAACGATTCGGCCGGTACCAACATGGCCGCTGGCGCTATGGCCGACCCAAATGGCCCCATGGCTCCGCACAAAGACGATCCGGAATTCATGATGTCGGCAGCCCACTCCGACCAAAATGAGATTCAACTCAGCAAGCTGGCGCTGGAAAAAGGAGCTACCGGTATGGCCAAAACGCACGCCGAGATGATGATAGCCGACCATACCAAATCGACGGCCGACCTGAAATCCATTGCAGCCAAGAAAAACGTGAAGCTGCCAACTGACATGGACGCTGAACATAAAACCATTGCAGCCAACATGCAGAAGCTGTCGGGCAAGGAGCTGGAAAAAGCCTTTATGGACCAGATGATAACCGACCATCAGAAAACGTTGAACACCATGGCAGCCCACCGTGCCATGACGCAGGATGCCGACTTGCAGGGCTTCATTGATAAAACGACGCCCGTAGTCACCAACCACCTGCAAATGTCGAAAGACCACGCTGGTATGATGTAG
- a CDS encoding TMEM175 family protein, translating into MDGNEKAQHNRDAFQLERVILFTDAVFAIAITLLAIEIKVPELHHRTEHAAVQGLLELTAKFIGFFLSFFIIAVYWLAHHRIFRFVLHTTPRLLWLNILFLLSIVLMPFTTAFQSEYGMLSTPWVLYALNIIFTGLMQTMLQRYLRNPASHLVAPHEQQHPDLDPVRPLLSPAVFLFSALIALLPAVHPSLLRLLPLLLFPVFMLYQRRYRRLMQAYEAAHSPRPHHT; encoded by the coding sequence ATGGACGGCAACGAAAAGGCCCAGCACAACCGCGACGCATTTCAGCTGGAACGCGTGATTCTGTTCACCGACGCGGTGTTTGCCATTGCCATTACGCTGCTGGCCATTGAAATAAAAGTGCCGGAGCTGCACCACCGCACCGAGCACGCCGCCGTGCAGGGCCTGCTCGAACTGACGGCCAAGTTCATCGGGTTCTTCCTGAGCTTTTTCATCATTGCGGTGTATTGGCTGGCTCACCACCGCATTTTCCGGTTTGTGCTGCACACCACGCCCAGGCTGCTGTGGCTGAACATCCTGTTCCTGCTCAGCATCGTGCTCATGCCCTTCACCACGGCTTTCCAGAGCGAGTACGGCATGCTGAGCACGCCGTGGGTACTATACGCGCTCAATATCATCTTCACGGGCCTGATGCAGACGATGCTGCAGCGTTACCTGCGCAACCCGGCCAGCCACCTGGTAGCCCCTCACGAGCAGCAGCACCCCGACCTCGACCCCGTGCGGCCGCTGTTGTCGCCGGCAGTGTTCCTGTTCTCGGCGCTAATAGCGTTGCTGCCGGCGGTACATCCGTCGCTGTTGCGGCTGCTGCCGCTGCTGCTGTTTCCGGTGTTTATGCTGTATCAGCGCCGCTACCGGCGGCTGATGCAGGCCTATGAGGCGGCACACTCGCCACGGCCACACCACACCTGA
- the uvrA gene encoding excinuclease ABC subunit UvrA, translating to MAKKSTAASVSSPAASKPAVAKAPRPAKATKSAAAAPVEPEAQPAPKPAKAPKATKAPKSAAAAVADNATEHSTAAVQAVPRQEQVSEAVLENQARIQGQLLGPADLEAPYIEVYGAREHNLKNVSVKIPRGRLVVFTGISGSGKSSLAFDTIYAEGQRRYMETFSAYARSFMGGLERPDVDKIEGLSPVISIEQKTTSRNPRSTVGTITEIYDFLRLLYARTAEAFSYATGQKMIRQSDDQIINYILKEYDGRKMVVLAPVVKGRKGHYRELFQQVAKLGFTKVRVDGELLDLTPKMQVDRYKIHDIEIVIDRLVVKEEDRFRLSGSVQNALTQGKGTMLVLDADKKKDNTQFFSRFLMDPATGIAYDDPAPNTFSFNSPYGACPTCNGLGEVQEITEETVMPDKKLSISRGGIAPLGEYRDIWIFQQLGLILKKNKASLSTPIEKLPAELVERLLYGVPEDEDADPKKANYTEPFEGIIPFLRRQMESESDNIREWIQQYTQAKECPECHGFRLKKESLHFKIADHHIGQLSVMDLSELAAWFEGLEDRLSERQNLIARELLKEIRKRIGFLLEVGLDYLNLHRSVRTLSGGESQRIRLATQIGTQLVGVLYIMDEPSIGLHQRDNERLIKALQHLRDLGNSVIVVEHDKDMILHADHVLDIGPGAGIHGGQIVAQGTPSEIFTSGSLTSQYLSGQKHIELRKKKRVGEGNELVLRGAKGHNLKNVTAKFPLGKLIAVTGVSGSGKSSLIHDTLYPILNQHFFNAKREPLAYDKIEGLEFIDKVIEVDQSPIGRTPRSNPATYTGVFTEIRQLFANLPEAKIRGYGPGRFSFNVKGGRCETCEGAGMRTIEMNFLPDVHVPCETCKGRRYNRETLEVRFKGKSITDVLDMTVEKAVEFFEFQPRILRKIQTLNEVGLGYLTLGQQATTLSGGEAQRVKLATELSKKDTGKTFYILDEPTTGLHFEDINHLSVVLHKLADKGNTVLIIEHNLDLIKVADHLIDIGPEGGGAGGTIVAQGTPEQVAKAGKGHTGRFLAEELKLSKYAEA from the coding sequence ATGGCCAAAAAATCAACCGCCGCTTCTGTTTCTTCCCCCGCTGCCTCCAAACCGGCGGTAGCCAAAGCTCCCCGTCCGGCCAAAGCAACGAAGTCCGCTGCGGCTGCCCCGGTGGAGCCAGAAGCCCAGCCGGCTCCCAAGCCCGCCAAGGCCCCGAAAGCAACCAAAGCGCCCAAGTCGGCCGCCGCCGCCGTGGCCGACAACGCCACCGAGCACAGCACCGCCGCCGTGCAGGCCGTGCCGCGCCAGGAGCAGGTGAGCGAGGCCGTGCTGGAAAACCAGGCCCGCATCCAGGGCCAGCTCCTAGGCCCCGCCGACCTGGAAGCGCCTTACATCGAGGTGTACGGAGCCCGGGAGCACAACCTCAAGAATGTGTCCGTGAAGATTCCGCGCGGGCGGCTGGTGGTGTTTACCGGTATTTCGGGCTCGGGTAAGTCGTCGTTGGCGTTTGATACTATCTACGCCGAGGGTCAGCGCCGCTACATGGAGACATTTTCGGCCTACGCCCGCAGCTTCATGGGCGGGCTGGAGCGGCCCGACGTGGACAAGATTGAGGGTTTGTCGCCGGTTATCAGCATCGAGCAGAAAACCACCTCGCGCAACCCCCGCTCCACGGTGGGCACCATCACCGAGATTTACGACTTCCTGCGCCTGCTCTACGCCCGCACCGCCGAGGCGTTCAGCTACGCCACGGGCCAGAAGATGATCCGGCAGAGCGACGACCAGATCATCAACTACATCCTGAAGGAGTACGACGGCCGCAAAATGGTGGTGCTGGCGCCCGTGGTGAAGGGCCGCAAAGGCCACTACCGGGAGCTGTTCCAGCAGGTGGCCAAGCTGGGCTTCACCAAGGTGCGCGTGGATGGCGAGCTGCTCGACCTCACGCCCAAAATGCAGGTGGACCGCTACAAAATCCACGACATCGAAATCGTCATCGACCGGCTGGTGGTGAAAGAGGAAGACCGGTTCCGCCTCAGCGGCTCGGTGCAGAACGCTCTTACGCAGGGCAAAGGCACCATGCTGGTGCTGGATGCCGACAAGAAGAAGGACAACACCCAGTTCTTCTCCCGCTTCCTGATGGACCCGGCCACCGGCATTGCCTACGACGACCCGGCACCCAACACGTTCAGCTTCAACTCGCCCTACGGCGCCTGCCCCACCTGCAACGGCCTGGGCGAGGTGCAGGAAATCACCGAGGAAACGGTGATGCCCGACAAGAAGCTCAGCATCAGCCGCGGCGGTATTGCGCCCTTGGGCGAATACCGGGACATCTGGATTTTCCAGCAGCTGGGTCTGATTCTCAAGAAAAACAAAGCCAGCCTCAGTACGCCCATCGAGAAGCTGCCCGCCGAGCTGGTGGAGCGGCTGCTCTACGGCGTGCCCGAAGACGAGGACGCCGACCCCAAAAAGGCCAACTACACCGAGCCCTTCGAGGGCATCATCCCGTTTCTGCGCCGCCAGATGGAGTCGGAATCCGACAACATCCGGGAGTGGATTCAGCAGTACACCCAGGCCAAGGAGTGCCCCGAGTGCCACGGATTCCGCCTCAAGAAGGAAAGCCTGCACTTCAAGATTGCCGACCACCACATCGGGCAGCTTTCGGTGATGGACCTGAGCGAGCTGGCCGCCTGGTTTGAAGGGCTGGAAGACCGTCTCTCGGAGCGCCAGAACCTGATTGCGCGCGAGCTGCTGAAGGAAATCCGCAAGCGCATCGGCTTCCTGCTGGAAGTGGGCCTCGATTACCTGAACCTGCACCGCTCGGTGCGCACGCTCTCGGGCGGCGAAAGCCAGCGCATCCGTCTGGCCACCCAGATTGGTACCCAGTTGGTGGGTGTGCTCTACATCATGGACGAGCCCAGCATCGGCCTGCACCAGCGCGACAACGAGCGGCTCATCAAGGCCCTGCAGCACCTGCGCGACCTGGGCAACTCGGTGATTGTGGTGGAGCACGACAAGGACATGATTCTGCACGCCGACCACGTGCTCGACATCGGCCCCGGCGCGGGCATCCACGGCGGCCAGATTGTGGCCCAGGGCACGCCTTCCGAAATCTTCACCAGCGGCTCGCTCACCTCGCAGTACCTCAGCGGGCAGAAGCACATCGAGCTGCGCAAGAAAAAGCGGGTCGGCGAAGGCAACGAGTTGGTGTTACGCGGCGCCAAAGGCCACAACCTCAAGAACGTGACGGCCAAGTTCCCGCTGGGCAAGCTCATTGCCGTCACGGGCGTGTCGGGCTCGGGCAAGTCCTCGCTCATTCACGATACGCTGTACCCCATCCTCAACCAGCACTTCTTCAACGCCAAGCGCGAGCCGCTGGCCTATGATAAGATTGAGGGTCTGGAGTTCATTGATAAGGTGATTGAGGTGGACCAGTCGCCGATTGGGCGCACGCCGCGCTCCAACCCGGCTACCTACACCGGCGTGTTCACCGAAATCCGCCAGCTGTTTGCCAACCTGCCCGAGGCCAAAATCCGCGGGTACGGGCCGGGGCGCTTCTCCTTCAACGTGAAGGGCGGCCGCTGCGAAACCTGCGAGGGGGCCGGCATGCGCACCATCGAAATGAACTTCCTGCCCGACGTGCACGTGCCCTGTGAAACCTGCAAAGGCCGCCGCTACAACCGCGAAACGCTGGAAGTCCGCTTCAAGGGCAAGAGCATCACCGACGTGCTGGATATGACCGTGGAAAAGGCCGTGGAGTTCTTCGAGTTTCAGCCCCGTATTCTGCGCAAAATTCAGACCCTGAACGAAGTAGGCCTAGGCTATCTTACCTTGGGCCAGCAGGCCACTACGCTTTCGGGCGGCGAGGCCCAGCGCGTCAAGCTGGCCACCGAGCTCAGCAAAAAGGACACTGGCAAGACGTTCTACATCCTCGACGAGCCCACCACCGGCCTGCACTTCGAGGACATCAACCACCTCTCCGTGGTGTTGCACAAGCTCGCCGACAAAGGCAATACCGTCCTCATCATCGAGCACAACCTCGACCTGATCAAGGTAGCCGACCATCTCATCGACATCGGGCCGGAAGGTGGCGGGGCCGGCGGCACCATTGTGGCCCAGGGCACGCCCGAGCAGGTAGCCAAAGCCGGCAAAGGCCACACCGGCCGCTTCCTGGCCGAGGAGCTCAAGCTCAGCAAGTACGCCGAGGCGTAG